The proteins below come from a single Hyphomicrobium denitrificans ATCC 51888 genomic window:
- a CDS encoding ABC transporter ATP-binding protein, whose protein sequence is MSAIISVADLSKTYASGFNALKNINLDIRPGEIFALLGPNGAGKTTLISIICGIVNASTGRVTVDGKDIARDYRAVRAMIGLVPQELSTDMFETPWATVNFSRGLFGKPRNHAFVEKVLRDLSLWDKKDNRIMTLSGGMKRRLLIAKALAHEPRILFLDEPTAGVDVELRREMWDVVRALRASGVTIILTTHYIEEAEEMADRVGVIAKGEIILVEEKSELMRKLGKKQLNLQLQSPLAALPPSLAAYDLQLVNDGHELIYTYDTQAERTGITALLNDMRAAEIVFKDLSTAQSSLEDIFVDLVRQKK, encoded by the coding sequence ATGTCGGCCATCATCTCCGTCGCAGATCTTTCCAAGACCTATGCTTCGGGCTTCAACGCCCTGAAGAACATCAATCTTGATATTCGGCCCGGTGAAATCTTCGCACTGCTCGGACCCAACGGCGCCGGCAAGACGACGCTGATCAGCATCATCTGCGGGATCGTCAACGCCAGCACAGGCCGCGTGACCGTCGACGGCAAGGACATCGCCCGCGATTACCGCGCCGTGCGCGCGATGATCGGCCTCGTCCCGCAGGAACTCTCGACCGACATGTTCGAGACGCCGTGGGCAACCGTAAATTTCAGCCGCGGCCTGTTCGGCAAGCCGCGCAATCATGCGTTCGTCGAGAAAGTCCTGAGAGACCTTTCGCTGTGGGACAAGAAAGACAACCGCATCATGACGCTGTCGGGCGGCATGAAGCGCCGCCTCCTCATCGCGAAAGCGCTCGCGCACGAACCGCGAATCCTCTTCCTCGACGAACCGACGGCCGGTGTCGACGTCGAGCTTCGCCGCGAAATGTGGGATGTTGTGCGCGCCTTGCGTGCGTCCGGCGTGACGATCATCCTCACCACGCACTACATCGAGGAAGCCGAGGAGATGGCCGATCGCGTCGGCGTCATCGCCAAGGGCGAGATCATCCTCGTGGAAGAAAAATCCGAGCTGATGCGCAAGCTCGGCAAGAAGCAGCTCAATCTTCAGCTTCAGTCGCCACTTGCCGCGCTCCCGCCATCGCTCGCCGCTTACGACCTGCAGCTTGTCAATGACGGCCACGAGCTGATTTACACTTACGATACCCAGGCCGAACGTACCGGCATCACGGCATTGCTCAACGACATGCGTGCTGCCGAAATCGTCTTCAAAGACCTGAGCACCGCGCAAAGCTCGCTCGAAGACATCTTCGTAGACCTCGTGAGGCAAAAGAAATGA
- a CDS encoding TetR/AcrR family transcriptional regulator encodes MTGRHTVQAHKGRPREFDADSALDKALHVFWQRGYEGASLSDLTEAMGINRPSLYAAFGNKEELFRRALDRYAERGPGRALSEALAEPTARDVVARLLKNVAISLTDPSNPRGCLSVQAALTCGEASDAIKQELCKRRSEAEQKLRARLERAIDEGDLSFDADAAQLARFVSTVTQGMSVQAAGGASRDDLLHVADMAMKAWPG; translated from the coding sequence ATGACTGGGAGACATACGGTGCAGGCGCACAAAGGCCGGCCGAGAGAATTCGATGCGGACAGCGCGCTCGACAAGGCGCTGCATGTTTTCTGGCAACGCGGCTACGAAGGCGCGTCCCTCAGCGATCTCACGGAGGCCATGGGCATCAATCGTCCAAGCCTCTATGCGGCTTTCGGCAACAAGGAAGAGCTGTTTCGGCGGGCGCTGGATCGCTATGCGGAGCGCGGGCCCGGCCGGGCGTTGAGCGAAGCTTTGGCGGAGCCGACAGCACGCGACGTTGTTGCGCGGTTGCTGAAGAACGTTGCGATTTCGCTCACTGATCCGAGCAATCCGCGCGGCTGTCTTTCGGTGCAGGCTGCCTTGACGTGTGGCGAAGCGTCGGATGCGATCAAGCAGGAGTTGTGCAAACGGCGCTCGGAAGCGGAACAAAAACTGCGTGCTCGCCTTGAACGTGCGATAGACGAGGGCGATCTTTCCTTCGACGCGGATGCAGCTCAACTCGCGCGCTTTGTATCGACTGTCACGCAGGGCATGTCCGTGCAGGCAGCGGGCGGCGCGTCGCGTGATGATCTATTACATGTAGCCGACATGGCCATGAAGGCGTGGCCGGGCTAA
- a CDS encoding PQQ-dependent sugar dehydrogenase, whose protein sequence is MSLKFVTGVAVAAAVSFAASSIALGQDAASKDAAPENAAVCPADNGGLILPRGFCATVFADVEGAPRHIAVASDGTVYVNAAVRQGKAGEGPVVALKDSNGDGRADIVARFGGDVPGGTGIFLYKDWLYVESRGSILRYARKDGEVALQGAPETVLKDLPIDGNHTARPFAIDAQGNLFVDLGSATNSCQQDDRTKESPGLGPCEELKTRAGIWRYDANKTDQVFSENERFATGIRNAVGIAVDATGRVYATQHGRDQLYENWPKFYNSKQGSELPAEELLLLQDGGDYGWPYCYFDGAQGKRVLAPEYGGDGKAIGRCAEKLPPVAAFPAHWGPNDVKIYEATQFPEAYRGGAFIAFHGSWNRSSGPQEGYNVVFQPLADGKAAGGYMVFADGFRSGKDGADHRPTGLAVGPDGSLYVADDAAGRIWRITYKG, encoded by the coding sequence ATGTCTTTGAAGTTCGTTACCGGCGTCGCAGTTGCAGCGGCTGTTTCGTTCGCGGCAAGTTCGATTGCTCTCGGCCAGGATGCAGCGAGCAAAGATGCGGCGCCTGAGAATGCTGCGGTTTGCCCTGCGGATAACGGCGGGCTGATCCTGCCGCGCGGATTCTGCGCGACGGTATTCGCTGACGTCGAAGGTGCGCCGCGCCATATCGCCGTTGCGTCCGACGGGACGGTTTATGTCAATGCCGCCGTCCGGCAAGGAAAAGCGGGCGAGGGCCCTGTCGTCGCTCTTAAAGATAGCAATGGCGACGGGCGCGCCGACATCGTCGCTCGCTTTGGCGGCGACGTGCCGGGTGGCACCGGTATTTTCCTGTACAAGGATTGGCTCTATGTCGAGAGCCGCGGCAGTATCCTTCGCTATGCGCGCAAGGACGGCGAGGTCGCCTTGCAAGGTGCGCCCGAGACCGTTCTCAAGGATCTGCCGATCGACGGCAATCATACGGCCCGGCCTTTTGCGATCGACGCGCAGGGCAATCTCTTCGTCGATCTCGGCTCGGCGACGAATTCATGCCAGCAGGACGACCGGACGAAAGAGTCGCCCGGACTCGGTCCGTGTGAAGAGTTGAAGACGCGCGCGGGCATCTGGCGTTACGACGCGAACAAAACGGATCAGGTGTTTTCGGAGAACGAGCGTTTCGCGACCGGCATTCGCAACGCTGTCGGCATCGCTGTCGACGCGACAGGGCGCGTGTACGCCACACAACACGGCCGCGATCAGCTCTACGAGAACTGGCCGAAGTTCTACAATTCGAAGCAAGGTTCGGAATTGCCGGCTGAAGAGCTTTTGTTGCTGCAGGATGGCGGCGATTACGGCTGGCCCTATTGTTATTTCGACGGCGCGCAGGGCAAGCGCGTTCTAGCGCCTGAGTACGGTGGCGACGGAAAAGCCATCGGCCGTTGCGCCGAAAAGCTGCCGCCGGTCGCGGCGTTTCCTGCGCACTGGGGCCCGAACGACGTCAAAATTTATGAGGCAACGCAGTTTCCGGAAGCGTATCGCGGCGGCGCGTTCATCGCGTTTCACGGATCGTGGAACCGCTCCTCGGGACCGCAGGAAGGCTACAACGTCGTGTTCCAGCCGCTTGCTGACGGGAAGGCCGCCGGCGGCTATATGGTGTTTGCCGATGGCTTCCGCTCGGGCAAGGATGGGGCCGACCATCGTCCGACCGGACTTGCAGTGGGACCGGATGGCTCGCTCTATGTCGCGGACGATGCGGCGGGGCGCATCTGGCGGATCACGTACAAGGGCTGA
- the hpnA gene encoding hopanoid-associated sugar epimerase — MSEKSDKGIAFLTGASGFVGSAVARLLLDEGFAVRALVRRSSNPANLGGLGLDVVEGDIRDADLVRQSMRDVRCVFHVAADYRLWAPDPNEIIRTNVDGTRAVMEAALANGVERIVYTSSVATLRPSDDGTPVDEQSPLAEAEAIGAYKKSKVLAERLVERYVAKSKLPAVIVNPSTPIGPRDVRPTPTGRIVIEAACGRMPAYVDTGLNLVHVDDVAAGHLAALLQGRIGERYILGGDDMTLGQMLAEISRLAGRRAPTTRLPRQLVYPIAYGAEAAARITGREPFATVDGIRMAKYKMYFSSAKAKRELSYRSRPAQEALADAYDWFRAAGYLK; from the coding sequence TTGTCCGAGAAGTCTGACAAGGGCATCGCATTTCTGACGGGGGCTTCGGGCTTCGTCGGCTCGGCGGTTGCGCGCCTTCTGCTCGACGAGGGATTTGCGGTCCGTGCGCTCGTCAGACGCAGCAGCAATCCCGCAAATCTTGGCGGCCTTGGCCTCGATGTGGTCGAAGGCGACATTCGCGACGCCGATCTCGTCCGGCAGTCGATGCGCGATGTGCGCTGTGTTTTTCACGTCGCGGCCGATTACCGGCTTTGGGCTCCTGATCCTAATGAAATCATCCGCACCAACGTCGATGGCACCCGTGCGGTGATGGAGGCGGCGCTCGCAAATGGTGTCGAGCGCATCGTTTATACGTCGAGCGTCGCTACGCTAAGGCCGTCCGATGACGGCACGCCGGTTGACGAGCAATCGCCTTTGGCTGAAGCAGAAGCCATCGGCGCTTACAAGAAAAGCAAGGTTCTGGCTGAGCGTCTTGTCGAGCGCTACGTCGCAAAGTCCAAGCTACCGGCGGTGATCGTCAATCCATCGACGCCGATTGGTCCGCGCGATGTGCGGCCGACGCCGACAGGGCGCATCGTGATCGAGGCGGCCTGCGGCCGCATGCCTGCGTATGTCGATACGGGACTCAATCTCGTGCACGTCGACGACGTTGCAGCGGGACATCTCGCGGCGCTGCTGCAGGGCCGGATCGGCGAGCGTTATATTCTGGGCGGCGATGACATGACGCTCGGGCAGATGCTGGCGGAGATTTCGCGGCTCGCCGGACGCCGAGCGCCGACAACGCGATTGCCGCGTCAGCTGGTGTATCCGATCGCGTATGGCGCCGAAGCTGCCGCGCGGATCACGGGTCGCGAACCTTTCGCTACCGTCGACGGCATTCGGATGGCAAAGTACAAGATGTATTTTTCATCCGCCAAGGCGAAGCGCGAGCTTTCCTACCGCTCGCGACCGGCGCAAGAGGCATTGGCCGATGCTTACGATTGGTTTCGCGCGGCGGGATACTTGAAATGA
- a CDS encoding glycosyltransferase codes for MSAIEIIAVAGLLVWLYLVLLHGGFWRTREREEVHDFRESPPNFDWPSIVAIIPARNEADVLPRSLASLAAQNYPGEFSIVLVDDQSSDGTSDVAQRIANKAGRKITVVSGAALPSGWTGKVWAMHQGIAVASDQPNAPQYFLLTDADIGYEPDVLTSLVQRASGENRVLTSVMAKLNCESFAEKALVPAFVFFFKMLYPFAWANRAIARTAAAAGGCMLVERLALERAGGIAAIRGALIDDCTLAKNMKVQGPIWLGMSERVVSLRSYPKVDDIRRMVARSAYAQLHYSPLLLLGTVAGLSVIYLAPPAIFLAGSYPAWVLAGITYLLMAVSFQPTLRFYHRSPLWGLGLPLIAAAYLVFTLDSAYQHGAGRGGLWKGRVQAQAGKQ; via the coding sequence ATGAGCGCGATCGAAATCATTGCGGTCGCAGGGCTTCTGGTGTGGCTCTATCTCGTTCTGCTGCATGGCGGCTTCTGGCGGACTCGCGAGCGCGAAGAAGTACACGACTTTCGAGAAAGTCCGCCGAACTTCGATTGGCCTTCCATTGTCGCCATCATTCCGGCGCGCAATGAAGCCGACGTGCTGCCGCGTTCGTTGGCGTCGCTTGCCGCGCAGAATTATCCCGGCGAGTTTTCGATCGTGCTCGTCGATGATCAGAGCAGTGACGGAACGTCGGACGTCGCGCAGCGCATCGCGAACAAAGCGGGCCGCAAGATCACCGTCGTCAGCGGAGCAGCGTTGCCTTCCGGATGGACGGGAAAAGTCTGGGCGATGCATCAGGGCATCGCGGTCGCGAGCGATCAGCCGAACGCGCCGCAGTACTTTCTGCTCACCGATGCCGACATCGGCTATGAACCGGATGTTCTGACCTCGCTCGTGCAGCGGGCATCGGGCGAGAACCGCGTTCTGACATCGGTGATGGCCAAGCTCAACTGCGAGAGCTTCGCGGAGAAGGCGCTGGTTCCGGCCTTCGTCTTTTTCTTCAAGATGCTCTATCCGTTCGCGTGGGCCAATCGCGCCATCGCGAGGACTGCCGCAGCAGCAGGCGGGTGCATGCTCGTCGAGCGTCTGGCGCTCGAGCGGGCCGGAGGGATCGCTGCGATCCGCGGCGCTCTGATCGACGATTGTACGCTCGCCAAGAACATGAAGGTGCAGGGACCGATCTGGCTCGGAATGTCGGAGCGTGTCGTCAGTCTACGCTCGTATCCTAAGGTTGACGATATTCGCCGCATGGTTGCGCGTTCGGCATATGCGCAGCTTCATTATTCGCCGCTGCTGCTCCTTGGGACCGTCGCCGGGCTGAGCGTTATCTATTTGGCGCCGCCAGCCATTTTTCTCGCGGGGAGCTATCCTGCCTGGGTTTTGGCCGGGATTACGTACCTGCTCATGGCGGTTTCGTTTCAGCCAACGTTGCGGTTTTACCACCGTTCCCCACTTTGGGGCCTCGGCTTGCCTCTTATTGCAGCCGCCTATTTAGTCTTTACGCTAGATTCAGCCTACCAGCACGGCGCTGGGCGAGGCGGGCTCTGGAAGGGGCGCGTTCAGGCGCAAGCAGGAAAGCAATGA
- the hpnC gene encoding squalene synthase HpnC, with the protein MTVDAKYKSGKSEHDENFPVASRIIASRYRAPILAFYRFARAADDAADHASLNVAEKLRILSALEDTLLGRSDAAADALPLRGELQKRGLSPQHALDLLKAFRQDVTKNRYADWAELIDYCRYSAMPVGRFVLDVHGESKSTWVASDALCAVLQIINHVQDCGKDFRNIDRVYVPLDELARHGADVSDLARSQSSPQLRACLRAIVARTKELLPEASQLPPGVSDLRLSVETSVIVALARELLNLLSTRDPLSDRVHFSKGRAALIAGRATASTLVARATGKRATYQAVRDDAA; encoded by the coding sequence ATGACGGTCGACGCGAAATACAAATCGGGCAAGTCCGAGCACGACGAGAATTTTCCCGTCGCGTCGCGGATCATTGCGTCGCGTTACCGTGCGCCGATCCTCGCGTTCTATCGCTTCGCGCGCGCCGCGGACGATGCCGCCGATCATGCGAGCCTCAATGTGGCGGAGAAGCTCAGAATTCTTTCGGCACTTGAAGATACGCTGCTCGGTCGCTCCGACGCTGCCGCCGATGCTCTTCCGTTGCGTGGCGAGTTGCAAAAGCGCGGTCTCAGCCCGCAGCATGCGCTCGATCTTCTCAAGGCGTTCCGCCAGGACGTCACCAAAAACCGGTACGCCGATTGGGCGGAGCTGATCGACTATTGCCGGTATTCGGCGATGCCGGTCGGACGTTTCGTTCTCGACGTGCACGGTGAATCGAAATCGACGTGGGTTGCGTCGGACGCGCTGTGCGCGGTGCTACAGATCATCAATCACGTCCAGGACTGCGGCAAAGATTTTCGCAATATCGATCGGGTCTATGTTCCGCTCGATGAGCTGGCGCGGCACGGAGCCGATGTTTCCGATCTCGCCCGATCGCAATCGTCGCCGCAGTTGCGGGCCTGCCTTCGCGCCATCGTCGCGCGGACGAAGGAGCTGTTGCCGGAAGCCTCGCAATTGCCGCCCGGTGTGTCGGACCTGCGGCTGAGTGTTGAAACGTCGGTCATCGTCGCTCTTGCGCGCGAGCTTCTCAACTTGTTGAGTACGCGTGATCCGCTGTCCGATCGGGTCCATTTCTCGAAAGGACGTGCGGCCTTGATCGCGGGGCGGGCCACGGCTTCGACGCTCGTTGCGCGCGCTACGGGAAAACGCGCGACCTATCAAGCCGTCAGGGATGATGCCGCATGA
- the hpnD gene encoding presqualene diphosphate synthase HpnD, producing MTSQAQTLAHDEAPAASRSSFYAAMRMLPQEQRDAMYHVYAFCRAVDDVADNGGAREPRLAELARYRADLDDFYATGRTTLRTSYLANAITKFGLKKDDFIAVVDGMEMDIVRDIHAPDWATLDLYCDRAASAVGRLSVPIFGIEGELGVDLAHHLGRALQLTNILRDIDEDATLGRLYLPKEALIEGGITETDIDAILAHPALDRVCRGIAQKTRNYYRRSEALMARCPRRSARSPRMMATVYRGILEKLITRGWHAPRADVRRSKRYVIWAVLRDGIF from the coding sequence ATGACGTCGCAAGCACAGACATTGGCGCATGATGAAGCGCCGGCGGCATCGCGCAGTTCGTTCTACGCGGCGATGCGCATGCTGCCGCAAGAGCAGCGTGATGCGATGTATCACGTCTACGCCTTCTGCCGGGCCGTCGATGACGTGGCGGACAACGGCGGCGCGCGCGAGCCGCGGCTGGCGGAGCTTGCGCGCTATCGCGCCGATCTCGATGACTTCTATGCCACTGGCCGCACGACGCTCAGAACGAGCTATCTTGCGAATGCAATCACGAAGTTCGGATTGAAGAAGGACGATTTCATCGCCGTCGTGGACGGCATGGAAATGGATATCGTCCGCGATATCCATGCTCCCGACTGGGCGACGCTCGATCTTTATTGTGACCGTGCCGCGTCAGCCGTCGGACGGCTGTCGGTTCCCATTTTCGGAATCGAAGGCGAACTTGGCGTCGATCTCGCGCATCATCTCGGCCGCGCCTTGCAGCTGACGAATATCCTGCGCGACATCGACGAAGACGCGACGCTCGGCCGTCTCTATCTTCCGAAAGAAGCGTTGATCGAGGGTGGCATCACCGAGACCGACATCGACGCTATTCTCGCGCATCCGGCGCTGGACCGTGTCTGCCGTGGAATCGCGCAGAAAACGCGGAACTACTATCGGCGGTCGGAAGCCTTGATGGCGCGATGTCCGCGCCGTTCGGCGCGCTCGCCGCGCATGATGGCGACGGTCTATCGCGGCATTCTCGAGAAGCTCATCACGCGCGGATGGCACGCGCCGCGCGCCGATGTCCGCCGTTCGAAGCGTTATGTCATCTGGGCCGTGCTTCGCGACGGCATTTTCTAA
- the hpnE gene encoding hydroxysqualene dehydroxylase HpnE, producing MSSGTMHIVGAGLAGLSAGVELTRRGKRIVVHELARHAGGRCRSFFEPALGLTIDNGNHLVLSGNASALAFLDVIGGRDVLEIADHAEFTFHDAQSGERWVLRPNDGPVPWWVFSERRRVPGTHAGDYLRLGNLLRAGPSDTVTQTIDGSSEVYRKLLYPVLLAALNCDPKEGSARLSGAVVRETLAKGGRACRPLFAPQGLGPALVDPAVAFLRKNGGEVRFDEAVRAFEFGEDRVQAIQFADTTSSLAPDDQVIVAVPGWVARTLVPGLTVPTDYRAIFNLHFKIAPPAGLPKIIGVVNGTTEWLFAFDDRLSVTVSAADRFNETEREPLARQIWSEVAKIAGINAPLPPWQIVKERRATFAATPEQDALRPVTETRWSNMLLAGDWTATGLPATIEGAIRSGAKAAKLAMARGF from the coding sequence ATGTCGTCAGGTACGATGCATATCGTCGGGGCCGGTCTTGCCGGGCTCTCGGCGGGGGTTGAGCTGACGCGCCGTGGCAAGAGGATTGTCGTGCACGAGCTGGCGCGGCATGCGGGCGGACGCTGCCGGTCGTTTTTCGAACCGGCGCTGGGTCTCACGATCGACAACGGCAATCATCTCGTTCTGTCGGGTAACGCGAGCGCGCTTGCCTTCCTCGATGTGATCGGCGGTCGCGATGTGTTGGAGATCGCGGATCACGCCGAGTTCACTTTTCACGACGCACAGTCCGGCGAACGCTGGGTGTTGCGGCCGAATGACGGGCCGGTGCCGTGGTGGGTTTTCTCGGAGCGGCGGCGCGTGCCGGGAACGCACGCGGGCGATTACTTACGTCTCGGAAATCTGTTGCGCGCAGGCCCGTCCGATACGGTCACGCAGACGATCGACGGAAGCAGCGAAGTCTATCGCAAGCTGCTCTATCCGGTGCTGCTTGCGGCGCTGAATTGCGATCCGAAGGAAGGATCGGCGCGGCTCTCCGGTGCGGTCGTTCGCGAAACCTTGGCGAAGGGCGGACGCGCGTGCCGGCCGCTGTTTGCGCCGCAGGGTCTTGGACCTGCGCTGGTTGATCCGGCCGTCGCGTTCCTCCGCAAGAACGGCGGCGAGGTTCGCTTCGATGAGGCCGTGCGGGCGTTCGAGTTCGGCGAGGATCGCGTTCAAGCGATCCAATTCGCAGATACGACTTCGAGCCTTGCTCCGGACGATCAGGTTATTGTCGCCGTGCCGGGGTGGGTGGCGCGAACGCTTGTTCCGGGGCTCACGGTGCCGACGGATTATCGCGCGATCTTCAACCTGCATTTCAAGATCGCGCCGCCCGCCGGGTTGCCGAAGATCATTGGGGTCGTCAACGGCACGACGGAGTGGCTGTTCGCGTTCGACGATCGGCTGTCGGTGACGGTCAGTGCGGCCGATCGGTTCAACGAGACGGAGCGCGAGCCGTTGGCGCGACAGATATGGTCGGAAGTCGCGAAAATCGCCGGGATCAATGCGCCGTTACCGCCGTGGCAAATCGTCAAGGAACGGCGCGCAACTTTCGCCGCAACGCCGGAGCAGGATGCGCTCAGACCTGTGACCGAAACGCGATGGTCGAACATGCTGCTCGCCGGTGATTGGACGGCGACCGGACTGCCGGCGACGATCGAAGGCGCGATCCGATCCGGCGCAAAGGCTGCCAAACTGGCGATGGCCAGAGGTTTCTGA
- the shc gene encoding squalene--hopene cyclase yields the protein MTTNAAATSARSGEDAIRQVSGQQLETAIASARNSLLALQRPDGHFVFELEADATIPAEYVLMRHYLAEPVDAVLEEKIARYLRRIQSDDGGWPLFRDGASNISASVKAYYALKMIGDAPNAPHMQKARAWILAQGGASHSNVFTRNLLALFGAIPWSGVPVMPVEIMLLPKWFPFHIDKISYWARTVLIPLTVLNALKPVARNPKGVGIAELFVTPPDQVRNWPKGPHQKFPWSQVFGGIDRVLRLFEPAFPKSLRKKSIDKAVAFATERLNGEDGLGGIFPAMVNALLVYDALGYPHDHPDYVTARGSIEKLLVIKDDEAYCQPCLSPVWDTALAVHALMESGVAQADQNVDRALAWLKPLQVLDTVGDWAASRPGVRPGGWAFQYANAYYPDVDDTAVVVMAMDRAAGGDAAKRDHYRESMARGREWVAGVQSKNGGWGAFDADNTYEYLNQIPFSDHGALLDPPTADVSARCVSMLAQLGERRETSPVLDKAMRYLESTQEKDGSWYGRWGMNYIYGTWSVLCALNAAGVAPSAPSMRKAADWLLSIQNSDGGWGEDGESYSLDYKGYEPAPSTASQTAWALMGLMAAGEVDHPAVQRGVAYLAAKQGSDGFWGEERFTATGFPRVFYLRYHGYSKFFPLWALARYRNLNAANSKSVLVGM from the coding sequence ATGACGACGAACGCGGCTGCAACTTCTGCACGCTCCGGGGAGGATGCGATCAGGCAAGTTTCGGGTCAGCAACTCGAGACGGCGATCGCGTCGGCGCGCAATTCGTTGCTCGCGCTTCAGCGGCCGGATGGTCATTTCGTTTTCGAACTCGAAGCGGATGCCACGATCCCCGCCGAATACGTGCTGATGCGGCATTACCTCGCCGAGCCCGTTGACGCGGTGCTGGAGGAGAAGATCGCGCGTTATCTGCGCCGCATTCAATCAGACGATGGCGGCTGGCCGCTGTTTCGCGATGGCGCGTCGAACATCAGCGCGTCGGTCAAGGCCTACTATGCGCTGAAGATGATCGGCGATGCGCCGAACGCGCCGCATATGCAGAAGGCGCGGGCGTGGATCCTGGCGCAGGGCGGCGCGTCGCACAGCAACGTTTTCACGCGCAATCTGTTAGCGCTGTTCGGCGCCATTCCTTGGTCCGGCGTGCCGGTGATGCCGGTCGAGATCATGCTGCTGCCAAAGTGGTTTCCGTTCCACATCGACAAGATTTCTTACTGGGCGCGGACGGTTCTCATTCCGCTGACGGTGCTCAACGCGTTGAAGCCGGTGGCGCGGAATCCGAAAGGCGTCGGCATTGCCGAATTGTTCGTCACGCCGCCAGATCAGGTTCGCAACTGGCCGAAGGGTCCGCATCAGAAATTTCCGTGGTCGCAGGTTTTCGGCGGCATCGATCGCGTGCTCAGGTTGTTCGAGCCGGCGTTTCCGAAATCGTTGCGTAAAAAATCGATCGATAAAGCCGTGGCGTTCGCGACCGAGCGATTGAACGGCGAAGACGGGCTCGGCGGAATTTTTCCAGCGATGGTCAATGCATTGCTGGTTTATGACGCGCTCGGATATCCGCACGATCATCCGGATTACGTGACGGCTCGCGGATCGATCGAGAAGCTTCTCGTGATCAAGGATGACGAAGCGTATTGCCAGCCGTGCCTGTCGCCGGTTTGGGATACGGCGCTCGCGGTGCACGCGCTGATGGAATCGGGTGTTGCGCAGGCTGACCAAAATGTCGATCGCGCGCTTGCGTGGCTGAAGCCGCTGCAGGTTCTGGATACGGTCGGAGATTGGGCCGCGTCGCGGCCGGGCGTGCGTCCCGGCGGCTGGGCGTTTCAGTACGCCAACGCCTATTATCCGGATGTCGACGATACGGCCGTCGTCGTGATGGCGATGGATCGAGCGGCGGGAGGCGACGCCGCGAAACGTGATCACTATCGCGAGTCCATGGCGCGCGGGCGCGAGTGGGTCGCGGGCGTGCAGAGCAAGAACGGCGGCTGGGGCGCGTTCGACGCCGACAACACCTACGAGTATCTCAACCAGATTCCGTTTTCGGATCACGGTGCGCTGCTCGATCCGCCGACGGCCGACGTTTCGGCGCGGTGCGTCTCGATGCTGGCGCAGCTCGGCGAACGTCGCGAAACGAGTCCGGTGCTCGACAAGGCAATGCGCTATCTCGAAAGCACGCAGGAGAAAGACGGAAGCTGGTACGGCCGCTGGGGCATGAATTACATCTACGGCACGTGGTCGGTGCTCTGCGCGCTGAACGCTGCGGGTGTTGCGCCGTCTGCGCCGTCGATGCGCAAGGCTGCCGATTGGCTTCTATCGATTCAGAACTCAGACGGTGGCTGGGGCGAGGACGGCGAGAGCTATAGTCTCGACTACAAGGGTTATGAGCCTGCGCCGAGCACGGCATCGCAGACCGCCTGGGCGCTGATGGGTTTGATGGCGGCGGGTGAGGTGGATCATCCGGCCGTCCAGCGCGGCGTCGCATATCTCGCGGCGAAGCAGGGCAGCGATGGTTTCTGGGGTGAAGAACGATTCACCGCGACAGGGTTCCCGCGCGTTTTCTATCTGCGCTATCACGGCTATTCGAAGTTCTTTCCGCTGTGGGCGCTGGCACGCTACCGCAATCTTAACGCGGCGAATTCCAAATCCGTTCTTGTCGGGATGTGA
- a CDS encoding phosphorylase has translation MQAPGFVVAATGLRAEARIAGRSPCVKAIAGGGDEARLAALIERAIEDGARGLISFGIAGALQPGLQPGACIVGSAVLFDGNRFATDDAWSARLLDVLPEARREAVLGSARAVGGVDEKAELHRGTGAAIVDMESHVVARIAVARGLPFAVLRVVADSAEQSLPPAAVNGMKPDGTPDIAGVLKSLASQPGQLPDLMRTAFAARRAMAGLLRCHRLLGPGLGFVDLC, from the coding sequence GTGCAAGCTCCGGGCTTCGTCGTCGCTGCGACCGGCCTTCGGGCAGAAGCGCGTATTGCAGGGCGCTCGCCGTGCGTGAAAGCGATCGCGGGCGGCGGTGACGAAGCGCGGCTTGCGGCGCTGATCGAACGTGCGATCGAGGACGGCGCGCGCGGTCTCATCAGCTTCGGCATTGCAGGCGCGTTGCAGCCGGGACTTCAGCCAGGCGCATGCATCGTCGGGAGTGCGGTGCTGTTCGATGGGAATCGGTTCGCGACAGATGATGCATGGTCTGCGCGGCTGCTCGATGTGTTGCCCGAGGCGCGGCGCGAAGCGGTTTTAGGTTCGGCGCGTGCTGTTGGCGGCGTCGATGAGAAAGCCGAGCTGCATCGAGGAACCGGCGCGGCGATCGTCGATATGGAAAGTCACGTCGTGGCACGGATCGCCGTAGCGCGCGGATTGCCGTTCGCGGTGTTGCGCGTCGTTGCCGATAGCGCTGAGCAATCGCTACCGCCTGCGGCTGTCAACGGCATGAAGCCGGACGGAACGCCAGATATTGCCGGGGTTCTGAAGTCACTGGCTTCGCAGCCGGGACAGCTTCCGGACCTGATGCGGACGGCTTTCGCCGCCCGCCGCGCGATGGCCGGATTACTCCGCTGCCACCGGCTTCTTGGCCCGGGCCTCGGCTTCGTCGATCTCTGCTAG